In one window of Arachis ipaensis cultivar K30076 chromosome B06, Araip1.1, whole genome shotgun sequence DNA:
- the LOC107647384 gene encoding uncharacterized protein LOC107647384, translating into MTRFAEATMEIPEVHLHDLKSGLRPRKFQEIIAVTKPKTLDEFREKAAGQMEVEELREAWKTDKHQTKREEDKTLRSTSNRELKKPFKLTPKFDNYTRFNTKREDIIKEILHAKIIKPPIRADNYQDQRFIDKTKHCAFHQNFGHTTYDCVAAKDLLERLARQGLLDKYIDGRRSRGENKVPGTTGPGAEENDKRHWANPSQP; encoded by the coding sequence ATGACGCGCTTTGCTGAGGCAACCATGGAGATCCCAGAAGTCCACCTCCACGACCTCAAAAGCGGCCTCAGACCGAGAAAGTTCCAAGAAATAATTGCGGTAACAAAACCAAAAACATTGGATGAATTCAGAGAAAAGGCCGCAGGACAAATGGAGGTTGAGGAACTTCGGGAAGCCTGGAAGACAGACAAGCATCAAACCAAAAGGGAGGAAGACAAAACCCTCAGGTCAACAAGCAACAGAGAACTGAAAAAGCCTTTCAAGCTTACCCCCAAGTTTGATAACTATACCCGATTCAACACAAAGAGAGAAGACATTATAAAAGAAATACTACATGCAAAGATAATAAAACCTCCAATCAGGGCCGATAATTATCAAGATCAAAGGTTCATTGACAAGACAAAACATTGTGCTTTCCATCAGAACTTCGGCCACACGACATACGACTGTGTTGCGGCAAAAGACCTACTGGAACGATTGGCAAGGCAAGGACTCTTAGACAAATACATTGATGGAAGAAGGAGTAGAGGAGAAAACAAGGTACCGGGAACAACTGGTCCAGGGGCGGAGGAAAATGACAAAAGACACTGGGCGAACCCAAGCCAGCCATGA